Genomic segment of Triticum aestivum cultivar Chinese Spring chromosome 6A, IWGSC CS RefSeq v2.1, whole genome shotgun sequence:
cttggttctcaaaaactgagggaaatacttacgctactatgctgcatcatcccttcctcttcggggaaaaaccaacacagtgctcaagaggtagcaatttgcgtgtatgattagtgtacagtcaaatcgagggcatcacagaggaggtgcccaagtaggattactcctacttggggcgccccttgggcaCCTCCTCCATCGTTTACTCCTCGAAAGACAGAGGATAGAGAGTGAGAGAAAGAGTGTGAGACTTGCGCCGCTCTCCATTTCGAGGGGATTTCGACGATTCTGGGGTGATTGAACTATTTATTTACCTGTTCAATTTCTAATGAATCAAGATATCCTCTTGTTCCGGTATAAATAGTAGCTATCTGCTCTTCCACTGGGAGAGGATTTGCCTGGGATTGTTTAAGCAATTCCCTTAATCGTCGATCCCTTGCCAATTGATTCTGACTTGTTTTATCAAGAGCAGAGGTGAATTGTGCAAAGGCTTGTCACTCTGTGAATTGAGCTAGTTCCAATTTGGATTTGCCAGGTCATATTGTCGTATGTGGGGGGCACCACTAGAACctacatcaattgttcctagccgtgtgtggcgccccctccaccgtttactcctccagtcatattatcgtagtgcttaggcgaagccctacggggatcacttcaccatcaccatcaccacgtcgtcgtgctgacgaaactctccctcgacactttgttggatcaagagttcgagggacgtcatcgagctgaacgtgtgcagaactcgggggtgtcgtacgttcggtgcttgatcggtcggaatgagaagaagttcgactacatcaaccgcgttaacaaatgcttccgttttcggtctatgatggtacgtggacacactctccccctctcattgctatgcatctcctagatagatcttgcgtgatcgtagtatttttttttgaaattacatgctacgttcccaacaatcCCTACATATCATATGGCCTGTTTCAAATTGCCTAGGGGTTTATGTCAGCACATCAATGGTTTACTGAGGAAGTTTTGGTGGGGATCGAAGATGGAGAGGGGAGGACCGCCTGGGTCTCCCGGGAAGTCATGTCATAGCCAAAATTTATGGGGGGTATGGGTTTTCGCGACATTGAGCTCTTTAACCTGGCATTGCTTGCACGGCAAACCTAGCGCCTTCTCCATGAACCCAGCTCCCTAAGTGCTCGAATCTTAAAGGTTGTCTATTATCCTTAGTCTTCTATCCTCGAAGCAGAGATTGGGAAGAACCCATCACAAGTCTGACGTTCTATAGTTGAAGGAAGGGATGCATTAAAACTTGGCCTAGTGAAGCGGATTGGTTCGGGCGAGGATACCAATATTTGGCTTCACAATTGGATTCCACGAGATTTCAAACTCTGTCCGGTGTGCCCAAAATCTCCAAACCCCTCGGACAAGGTTTCAGAGTAATCAACCCTGCCACCGCAGCATGGGACTGTGACACCCTTGAAGAGCATTTTTATGCGATGGATCAGGAAGCTATCTTAAATATCCCTCTGAGCTCCAAGGTCCGAGAGGATTCCTAGTCATGGCACTATGAACGGAAGGGTATCTTCATAGTGTGGTTAGCGTGCAGGCTTCTGTCGTCAACTAAACAACAACGTACCGACTGGCTTGAACACAGTGATGGTCACTCCAATGGCATAGCGGATCGTCGGTCATGGGCCAAGCTTTGGGGAGCTGTTGTTCCCTCCAAAGTCAGAGCTTTTTCTTGGAGATTAGCCAAAACTTCTATTCCTACAGGAGATGTTTGTAAGCACAGAAGTATGATTGATTCTGCAGAATGCTCATTATGTCATGCAGCTTAGATACGTGGCGCCACTCTCTATTTGACTGCCATATGGCGCGCTGCGTATGGGCCCTTGCCAACGAAGAACTGACTGAGACGATCATCTCAAATTGGACGGAGGATGCCAAGCTATGGATGCTTTGGCTGGTTGACACATTACCCATGGCGGAACTAGCGCGTGTGCTTGTGACGATGTGGGCAATTTGGTGGGCGAGGCGTCGAGCCATTCATGATAACCAGTTTCAAAGCCCGCTGAGCACCCACATGTTCGTCAACAAATTCATGGTGGAGCTTGGATTAATTCCTGAGAGAACAGCCCGCGCTAAGGACCTGTATGTGAATTCTGGAAATAATAGTGGGCAACCGCCGCTGTTAGGTTGGCTCCCGCCTGTTAGCCATGCGGTGAAAATGAATGCAAATGGAGGCTTTTCCAAGATTGGAGACCGAGGTGCCTCCGCGGTGGTGTGTCGGGACAAGAACGGTAATTACCTAGGTGCTTCAGCTATTATCTTTGAGGGTTTTCTGGATCCAGCAATTCTCGAAGCTCAAGCGTGCAATGAGGCGCTCACACTTGCCATCGACCTACATGTCCAGTCCGTGTGTGTGGCTCCGGATTGTCTGGAAGTAGTGACGAGTATACAAGATGAAACATGCCGGTATCATGCTATCTTGCAGGACATCAAGCACCAAAAGAGGTCTTTTCAAGATATCAAGTTTATTCATGAAAATAGGAAACACAACGGAGAGGCCAGTGCTTTAGCAAAGGCAGCTGTCTCTCTTCCTCCCGGGCACCACGTGTGGCTTACTAGTTTGCCCGATATTATCTGTATCCCCATGTGTTTGAACGTCTAATAAAGGATGCAGTTTGCTAAAAAAACTATTCCTTTAACTGCTGGGATAAGAAAGCTCAAAACTTCAAATTTTTGGTACTCTGACTAATGCAGTTAGCATGTTGCAAATCAAACATATTACTTCCGTCCCAAAGTCCCATAATATGTCCCAGGGAATACTAACTTTGTATTAAATCAGCAACACTTATTTTAGGATGAAAGAAGTATATCTTATTTTTCAAAGTGGTTTATGAACTCCAACTTATTGACATATTAGCTCAGGCAATTAGCATGTGAACCGGGGAAGTATTACACATCACACAAATAGTCATGTGTTTCTATGTAGAAGTTAGACATTTCACAGTAGTCTTCAAAGAATGGTGCCTTACACCGGTGCCATTGAAGTTTCGTTTACAACACACATTAGGACTCAAAAGGCGTGTAACATTCATTAATGCGATTGAATTGTTTGGTACAAACGTGAAACGATTTATTTGCTTTGGCAAACATACACTCCTGCATCGTTCAGTTCAAGCGACTGATCAGTACACACGATGGGTATGGTATAATGTTACAGATTCCTGTAGTAGTCTACTCAGATTCACTAGTATACAAATAGTCCCTATTCATGATTATAGGCCTTGAATCCCTGACATGCCCGTCCATACTATTATCTACAAACAACAACTTACATAGCGATACAAGAATTTCTGAACTGATATATGCCTTTAATCAAAGGGGTCGATTCGAGGATCATGCTCacttgccattgccatccctgtACAGAGGCATGTGGGGCACATCACCTGTAAACATATCGTTACATGTCATGTTTCGTTTGAGTCTCAAAACCAGATAGCATGCAGGGTAGCATGTAACATACTCATACGAGCCAATATTAATTAGAATTTTGTGTGTGTTGATTCAGAAACAGGGTGGTGTGTTCAGTTCAGCATGCAAAGGACTGCTTTACCTTTCCTGCGCCAGAGCAGTTTGGACATCTCTCGGTTTTTGGTGCTGATAAAGGTTGATCACCATCACTGAATGTCGAAACAGGCTCAGTAAGCACAACAGCTCCCGTGCTTGAACAGCGGGCACAAGCCAGATACCCTACAGCAACATCATGGAATCTCCTCAGTGAGTTTAAACTTAAAGCTATCAAATAGCCACCCAAGTATAAGGGATGCACAATAAGCTATCATGTATATGCAATTATAGCTACTATCTCTATCAATCCATCTGAGATTTGTTCCCTGTTTGATCTTAGACTAAGCAGGCAATGAACTAAGTTTACCCGTCTCGGATTTGAAACTGGGTTTAGACGGTGTAATATAATTTTGCACTAAATTATCACTGCCAACATTAAGTATTATGTGGAATCTTCCCCATTCCGTGCATATATGATAAGAGTTCTCTGAGAGGGGGAGGGGGTACCAGTTCCTAAACAATATTTGCACCGTTTATGCTCCTGTTGCTTGACATTGTTTATCTCAACAACCATTAGGGCGGAGATAACTCCGACTGCTCCACCTGAGAAGGATGCCACAATAGGATCTACCTGGCTACAATATCAGATAGACAAATGAATGAAAGGACAGTAAATAATCATTCAAATTCCATAGTTAAAAGATGCTTCATAAATTAGACTAGATCATGCAACTGTGATGGCACCTCAGTTGCATAGGCAAATGAACATTTCGAATGAAATCTGCATAAGATGTGCCTCCTATACCAAGTTTAAGTTCCAGCTGCAGGGAGAGCACATCAAGTTGTTACACATCCACCATGTTGTTTCATGATGAGATCAGTTAGAGTAGCAACAATTGCCAATCCAAAATCGAGAATGTAACTTACAATTGGTGCAAGAAATCCACCAAAGACCATTATTGCAGCAATGAGAGAGAAACATGTAGCATAGTAGACCTTCAGATTAGCTGCACTCTGTTTACAAGAAAGTAATGGTAACTAACTGATTTCGAGATTCAAGTTCAATACGTTATTATGTCATGGCGTGTAAAGTATTAAAATGCTGTTGCATAATAGCTTTGGGTCTGGTAAGGGCCTACTAACCAGGGGAGGCAAAAACGGTATGAATGATGGAAAATCTGGGAGTTCTCCTTCAGGCTCTTCATTTGAGATTCCAAGTTCAGCATTTTTTATTCTTTGTTGTATTCTCAATCTGCGAATCTGTGTGAaaagagagaggaaaatatgatgcCAGAATGCATATGATAGTGGCTTTGACATTATTGCATAGCAGAACTCACTCGAAGGCATAATTAAAAGAAGCCAAGCTGAATCATAAACAGAAAGAAGATACACTAGAAGGGCAAAAACTAATCCTAAAGGATCCATGGATGTTCCAAACTAGTTCCAAGTTTGTTGTACCTGCACGGTTTGCACCATCCTTGGATAGCGTAGTTCAGCCTCACAAGTTCTAGCTCATTAGTGAACTAAAAAAATCAAGTACTAGCATGTGGATTGCCATTTTAGCTAACATGGTTACCAATTTACAAGTCTTAAAACTATATCCTGTCCTCCAGTACTTCAACTTTCTGACAAGCAAATTGTATACGCAAGCTCACAAGCAAGCAGTAAATATTGATTGACAAAAATAACACAAAACCAACACACCTCCTCCATATGCAAGAATATCTTGTTCCGGCGGCTCCTGATATTATCAAGAATCTCCTGCAAATCTAGCTTATCAAAATCTTGAACTGTCTCAGGCCCTTCAATGATGCAAAACCTGCAAGCCAGAACAAGCAATGCTCAACTTGAGTTGCCCCAATCATTACTGCACCTAAATCTCCAGTCCCCAGAAGTTCAAGAACAGAATCATGGTTATCCCATATGCTAGATTGGCAGATAAGGCTATATGCTGCCCAAGCATGTTCCTATATGTAGCTACTAATTTATTTTACTCCTGAATCTGATTGGCATAATCGTAGCGACGCATCACGATTCACGGGCACAACCAGCACCCAAAGCTACCAACTGCtcacaaaacagatcaaataatCAGTaccctgaggaggaggaggaggcggcagcggccgcggccgcggcctgGTCGTCCCCGGCGCCAAACGGCGGGGGTgtcgacgacgacgacggcagGTCAGGGGAACCGCCGGgagccgcggcggaggcggcgacccgCCACCTGCGGGCGGGGAGCGGGGGACGCAGCCGGTCAGCGTaggcgcgcggcggccggagccTCCCGGGGCTCAGGCCGCTGCAGGCTAGCATGCGGCCGGAGCAAAGCATCGCCGGCGATGCTCCCCGTTGGAGCTTCCAAATCAGAGGTGCCTATCCGTGGATGAATAGGTCGATGGCGACGGATCGGAGGTGAGATTGATGGACGGATACGTTAGATATATCGAAGAAAATTGGGGATTTGGAGCGAGGAAGAAAAGCAAGTGGTGGCTCTGAAGAGTTCTGATCGGCGGAGTGGGGAAGAGGGGAGAGCGTCGCGGCAGCAAGTAGTGGAGCTCAAATTTTCTATTcaatttcattttctttttctgtaGGAAGAGAATGACAGTGGTAGATGGAAACGAAGGTGATCCACAAATATCCGTGATTAGTGGATTTATGATGGTTGTGCACCATGCGAAAACGCGACGCCTAGAAACACCGGTCACGAACTAATCAGTGTTTTTTTATGTTGACTGGctaaggtggtgtttggttctctagtcctagaaCTTTTTCTAGTCTCACCTAAAAAGTTTCTAGTCCAAGGCATCTCCAATAGGAGGCGCTAGTACCAGACGCCAGGGTAGAAATCCCGTCCGTTTCATCAGATTCCCACCCAAATTCTGACTTTTTGTTAGCGCCGGCGCAAAATCAGGCATCAAGCGCCCCAGCTTTTTCTCGTCGCCGTTCTGTTTTATTTTGAACTAGCGTAGCGTCTGTCCTTTTCCAGTTAGCGTTGGAGAGGCAGATTCTAACACGAACGCTTAGCCAAAAATCCTTCCCCTAAGCGCCTATTCAAGCGTTtggcattgtacatgccctaaaagTCCTTCCCagtttgtttccagagactaaaaagtccctagtccctttctagaggttattaaatgaccatgttgcttctagtatatagaaaaataacaatcaaacaacaccatgggatggcgggccaatgggtgcatggagggacattgttggaaaagtcccaaaaaaactctcattgagagtcttcttcatttagtccaaatgcctagtttagtccctaaaaagtccatCCCGTTTGATAAAAAAGTCTTTAAAagagactttttctagtccctacacaaaaaagtccctgaaaacaaacaccccctaaaTGCCCGGCAacgtttcttttgttttctgcaagAAA
This window contains:
- the LOC123127877 gene encoding protein ORANGE, chloroplastic, encoding MLCSGRMLACSGLSPGRLRPPRAYADRLRPPLPARRWRVAASAAAPGGSPDLPSSSSTPPPFGAGDDQAAAAAAAASSSSSGFCIIEGPETVQDFDKLDLQEILDNIRSRRNKIFLHMEEIRRLRIQQRIKNAELGISNEEPEGELPDFPSFIPFLPPLSAANLKVYYATCFSLIAAIMVFGGFLAPILELKLGIGGTSYADFIRNVHLPMQLSQVDPIVASFSGGAVGVISALMVVEINNVKQQEHKRCKYCLGTGYLACARCSSTGAVVLTEPVSTFSDGDQPLSAPKTERCPNCSGAGKVMCPTCLCTGMAMASEHDPRIDPFD